From a single Pseudomonas serboccidentalis genomic region:
- a CDS encoding methyl-accepting chemotaxis protein: protein MAEIDQVATAVQEMTATAQDVARNATQAAQAASHADQAAGQGMQIVRDTSDSIGVLAVEIGKAVEVVQTLAKDSENINAILTAIRGIAEQTNLLALNAAIEAARAGEQGRGFAVVADEVRNLAQKTQKATEEIQSMIQQLQQGTRDVVRVMEDSQHRTDESVQHAAKAAEALETITQAVSVINDMNTQIASAAEEQSAVADDINRNVINIGQVANEVAGGADESSSASAGLTKLAEQQRRLINQFKV from the coding sequence ATGGCCGAGATCGATCAGGTCGCCACCGCGGTGCAGGAAATGACCGCGACTGCGCAGGACGTGGCACGCAACGCCACCCAGGCCGCGCAAGCCGCCAGCCATGCGGATCAGGCCGCCGGCCAAGGCATGCAGATTGTTCGCGACACGTCGGATTCGATTGGCGTGCTGGCGGTGGAAATCGGCAAGGCCGTGGAAGTGGTGCAGACCCTGGCCAAGGACAGCGAGAACATCAACGCGATCCTCACCGCGATACGCGGGATCGCCGAGCAGACCAACCTGCTGGCGCTGAACGCGGCGATCGAAGCGGCGCGAGCCGGCGAGCAGGGGCGCGGTTTTGCGGTGGTGGCGGACGAGGTGCGCAATCTGGCACAGAAAACCCAGAAGGCCACCGAAGAAATCCAGAGCATGATCCAGCAACTGCAACAGGGCACCCGCGACGTGGTGCGGGTCATGGAAGACAGCCAGCACCGCACCGACGAGAGCGTGCAGCACGCGGCAAAAGCCGCTGAAGCGCTGGAGACGATTACCCAGGCGGTGTCGGTGATCAACGACATGAACACGCAGATCGCCAGTGCGGCGGAAGAGCAAAGCGCGGTGGCTGATGACATCAACCGCAACGTGATCAATATCGGTCAGGTGGCCAATGAAGTGGCGGGCGGTGCGGATGAGTCGAGTTCGGCGAGTGCCGGCCTGACCAAACTGGCGGAACAGCAGCGACGGTTGATCAATCAGTTCAAGGTTTAA
- a CDS encoding SOS response-associated peptidase yields the protein MCGRYALFRWNRDFAALPGFPADQQAQWNISPNDSVLMLRAEADGQRSLARARWGLTPPWLTDLSRTPAHARAETVAEQPMFREALRLRRCLLPANGFYEWRGTVRKRPYWLTPGEGSSLFFAAIWEAYPVQEQVWLSTAVITQSAASQRRPLILDEAGQAAWLDPETPLHVLQGLLASEPAALRERVLANLINDPKLNGPECLTPG from the coding sequence ATGTGTGGACGTTATGCCCTGTTTCGCTGGAACCGCGATTTCGCGGCCCTGCCTGGTTTTCCCGCCGATCAACAGGCGCAGTGGAACATTTCCCCCAATGATTCGGTGTTGATGCTGCGCGCCGAGGCCGACGGCCAGCGCTCGCTGGCCCGCGCCCGTTGGGGCCTGACGCCGCCGTGGCTGACCGACCTGTCGCGCACCCCGGCCCACGCTCGGGCCGAAACCGTGGCCGAGCAACCGATGTTTCGCGAAGCGCTACGTCTGCGTCGCTGCCTGTTGCCGGCCAACGGTTTCTACGAATGGCGCGGCACCGTGCGCAAGCGCCCGTACTGGCTGACGCCGGGGGAGGGCTCCTCGCTGTTTTTCGCGGCGATCTGGGAAGCGTATCCGGTGCAGGAGCAGGTGTGGCTGAGCACGGCGGTGATCACCCAGTCGGCAGCCAGTCAGCGCCGGCCGCTGATTCTCGATGAGGCGGGGCAGGCGGCCTGGCTCGATCCCGAGACGCCGCTGCATGTGCTGCAGGGCTTGCTCGCCAGTGAACCCGCAGCGTTGCGCGAGCGGGTGCTGGCGAACTTGATCAATGATCCGAAGCTCAATGGGCCGGAGTGCCTGACTCCGGGTTGA
- a CDS encoding putative signal transducing protein — protein MQRIYEPESLMEGEMLKGMLASEGIEAHLVGRDLLGGTGELPIFGLLGLSVDNDQAEYARELITAYNAALPLPGDEPESFPGTLVC, from the coding sequence ATGCAGCGAATCTACGAGCCGGAAAGCCTGATGGAAGGCGAGATGCTCAAGGGCATGCTCGCCAGCGAGGGCATCGAAGCGCATCTGGTGGGCCGGGATCTGCTCGGCGGCACGGGGGAGTTGCCGATTTTTGGCTTGCTCGGCCTGTCGGTCGATAACGATCAGGCCGAATACGCCCGCGAACTGATCACCGCGTACAATGCCGCGCTGCCGCTGCCCGGCGATGAACCGGAGAGCTTCCCCGGGACGCTGGTCTGTTAG
- a CDS encoding CPXCG motif-containing cysteine-rich protein — MLESALYECPYCGEEVETTLDLSGGDQTYIEDCQVCCRPIKFVLQVHEGEWHLEVFSENE, encoded by the coding sequence ATGCTGGAAAGCGCACTGTATGAATGTCCGTATTGTGGTGAAGAGGTCGAGACGACGCTGGACCTGTCCGGTGGCGATCAGACCTATATCGAGGACTGCCAGGTGTGTTGTCGACCGATCAAGTTTGTTTTGCAGGTTCACGAAGGTGAGTGGCACCTGGAAGTGTTTAGCGAAAACGAGTGA
- a CDS encoding 1-acyl-sn-glycerol-3-phosphate acyltransferase: MGEFDAIRPYDDSEVPVVLARLLGDKAFLDILTHFRFPRFAGAFGWMLKPLIAHRLRREFADVTSVATLQDKVESYVDHTIERATDGVTYTGVEQFKSGSAYLFIANHRDIVMDPAFVNYAVYHAGLPTPRIAIGDNLLQKPFVSDLMRLNKSFIVHRSITGRREKMAAYQLLSAYINHSIRNDCASIWIAQAEGRAKDGDDRTESAILKMFHMSRKDEPFGEVIQSLNLTPVSISYEYDPCDQAKARELYIRATTGTYAKAPGEDDVSIAKGITGYKGRVHVNFAAPITELFEDTKQLAVEMDKQILGGYRLFPVHYLAYAQWADADPQLNVPKAAELFPADELAKAQEEWQSRLDACPEEHRPYLVLQYATPVRNQYRVKAGLPL; this comes from the coding sequence ATGGGCGAATTCGATGCCATCCGACCTTACGACGACAGCGAAGTACCTGTGGTACTGGCAAGACTGCTCGGCGACAAGGCGTTTCTAGATATCCTCACCCACTTCCGCTTCCCGCGTTTTGCCGGTGCCTTCGGCTGGATGCTCAAACCACTTATAGCCCATCGGCTGCGTCGTGAGTTCGCCGACGTGACATCGGTGGCGACTTTGCAGGACAAGGTCGAGTCCTACGTCGACCACACCATCGAGCGCGCCACCGACGGCGTGACCTACACCGGTGTCGAGCAATTCAAGTCCGGCAGCGCTTATCTGTTCATCGCCAACCACCGCGACATCGTGATGGACCCGGCCTTCGTCAACTACGCCGTGTACCACGCCGGCCTGCCGACCCCGCGTATCGCGATCGGCGACAACCTGCTGCAAAAGCCCTTCGTCAGCGACCTGATGCGCCTGAACAAGAGCTTTATCGTGCACCGCTCGATCACCGGGCGCCGCGAGAAGATGGCCGCGTATCAGCTGCTGTCGGCGTACATCAACCACTCGATCCGCAACGATTGCGCCTCGATCTGGATCGCGCAGGCCGAAGGCCGGGCCAAGGACGGCGACGACCGTACCGAGTCGGCGATCCTCAAGATGTTCCACATGAGCCGCAAGGACGAGCCGTTCGGCGAGGTCATCCAGTCGCTGAACCTGACCCCGGTGTCGATCAGCTACGAATACGACCCGTGCGATCAGGCCAAGGCCCGCGAGCTGTACATCCGCGCCACCACCGGCACCTACGCCAAGGCGCCGGGCGAGGATGACGTGAGCATTGCCAAGGGCATCACCGGCTACAAGGGCCGGGTGCACGTGAACTTCGCCGCGCCGATCACCGAATTGTTCGAAGACACCAAGCAATTGGCGGTCGAAATGGACAAGCAGATTCTCGGTGGTTATCGCCTGTTCCCGGTGCATTACCTGGCCTACGCGCAGTGGGCCGATGCCGATCCGCAACTGAACGTGCCGAAAGCGGCCGAGTTGTTCCCGGCCGATGAACTGGCCAAGGCGCAGGAAGAATGGCAGAGCCGACTGGACGCCTGCCCTGAGGAGCACCGTCCGTATCTGGTGCTGCAATATGCGACGCCGGTGCGCAATCAGTACCGGGTCAAGGCTGGGCTGCCGTTGTAA
- a CDS encoding YajG family lipoprotein produces the protein MLQRLLFGLITVTSLTLVGCAHSPQQLSPEPKLTTQLAPVGHGQQVVVRVVDGRPSPTLGTRGGLYPETSAITVQREQILPKLQAQAEAAVRLLGFTPTSNAMNAPQLTVTLTELKYQSPKEGMYVTEATIGATFRSDVQSGNRRYSGRYGASLDQRFGMAPNQETNTKLVSDVLSDALTRLFKDPTVGQILAE, from the coding sequence ATGTTGCAACGCCTGTTGTTCGGTTTGATCACTGTGACCAGTTTGACCCTGGTTGGCTGCGCCCACAGCCCGCAACAACTGAGCCCGGAACCGAAGCTGACCACGCAGCTGGCGCCGGTCGGCCATGGCCAGCAAGTGGTGGTGCGCGTGGTTGACGGTCGTCCGTCGCCAACCCTCGGCACCCGTGGTGGCCTGTACCCGGAAACCAGCGCCATCACCGTACAGCGCGAGCAGATCCTGCCGAAGTTGCAGGCTCAGGCCGAAGCCGCCGTGCGTCTGCTCGGCTTCACCCCGACCAGCAACGCGATGAACGCGCCGCAGTTGACCGTGACCCTGACCGAGCTGAAGTACCAGTCGCCGAAAGAAGGCATGTACGTGACCGAGGCCACCATCGGCGCGACCTTCCGTTCCGACGTGCAGAGCGGCAACCGTCGCTACAGCGGCCGCTACGGCGCTTCGCTGGACCAGCGTTTCGGCATGGCGCCGAACCAGGAAACCAACACCAAGCTGGTCAGCGACGTGTTGAGCGACGCCTTGACCCGTCTGTTCAAGGACCCGACCGTGGGTCAGATCCTCGCCGAGTAA
- the mqo gene encoding malate dehydrogenase (quinone): MAHNEAVDVVLVGAGIMSATLAVLLKELDPAIKLEVVELMDSGAAESSNPWNNAGTGHAGLCELNYTPQAADGSVDIKKAVHINTQFEVSKQFWSYLAKKGTFGSCKSFISPVPHLSFVQGDSGVSFLKSRFNVLSKHHAFADMEYTEDKAKMAEWMPLMMPGRSPDEVLAATRVMNGTDVNFGALTNQLLKHLTSAPDTQVKYCKRVTGLKRNGSGWTVSIKDVNSGNSREVDAKFVFLGAGGAALPLLQASGIEESKGFGGFPISGQWLRCDNPEVVKQHQAKVYSQAAVGSPPMSVPHLDTRVVDGKKSLLFGPYAGFTTKFLKHGSFMDLPLSVRAGNIGPMLAVAKNNMDLTKYLVSEVMQSMEQRLDSLRRFYPEAKAEDWRLEVAGQRVQIIKKDPKKGGVLQFGTELVAAKDGSLAALLGASPGASVTVSIMLELIEKCFPTKAKGEWAAKLAEIFPAREKVLETDAALYRKINTQNNIALELVEESSETPSFA, encoded by the coding sequence ATGGCGCATAACGAAGCAGTCGACGTAGTTCTGGTTGGGGCCGGCATCATGAGTGCCACCCTGGCAGTACTGCTCAAAGAGCTCGACCCGGCGATCAAGCTGGAAGTCGTCGAGCTGATGGATTCCGGTGCGGCGGAGAGTTCCAACCCGTGGAACAACGCCGGTACCGGCCACGCCGGCCTGTGCGAGCTGAACTACACGCCGCAGGCGGCCGACGGCAGCGTCGACATCAAGAAAGCCGTGCACATCAACACCCAGTTCGAAGTGTCCAAGCAGTTCTGGTCGTACCTGGCCAAAAAAGGCACCTTCGGCTCGTGCAAATCCTTCATCAGCCCGGTGCCCCACCTGAGCTTCGTCCAGGGCGACAGCGGCGTATCCTTCCTCAAGTCACGCTTCAACGTACTGAGCAAGCACCACGCCTTCGCCGACATGGAATACACCGAAGACAAGGCCAAGATGGCCGAGTGGATGCCGCTGATGATGCCGGGCCGCTCGCCGGATGAAGTGCTGGCCGCCACCCGCGTGATGAACGGCACCGACGTCAACTTCGGCGCCCTGACCAATCAGTTGCTCAAGCACCTGACCAGCGCTCCCGACACCCAGGTCAAATACTGCAAGCGCGTGACCGGCCTCAAGCGTAACGGCAGCGGCTGGACCGTCAGCATCAAGGACGTCAACAGCGGCAACAGCCGTGAAGTCGACGCCAAGTTCGTCTTCCTCGGCGCCGGTGGCGCGGCCCTGCCGCTGCTGCAGGCTTCGGGCATCGAAGAAAGCAAAGGCTTCGGCGGCTTCCCGATCAGCGGCCAGTGGCTGCGTTGCGACAACCCGGAAGTGGTCAAACAGCACCAGGCCAAGGTCTACAGCCAGGCTGCCGTGGGTTCGCCGCCAATGTCCGTGCCGCACCTGGACACCCGCGTGGTCGACGGCAAGAAATCCCTGCTGTTCGGGCCATACGCCGGTTTCACCACCAAGTTCCTCAAGCACGGCTCCTTCATGGACCTGCCGCTGTCGGTTCGCGCCGGTAACATCGGGCCGATGCTGGCGGTGGCAAAGAACAACATGGACCTGACCAAGTATCTGGTCAGCGAAGTGATGCAATCGATGGAGCAGCGCCTGGACTCCCTGCGCCGCTTCTACCCGGAGGCGAAAGCCGAAGACTGGCGCCTGGAAGTGGCCGGCCAGCGGGTACAGATCATCAAGAAAGACCCGAAAAAGGGCGGCGTCCTGCAATTCGGTACCGAACTGGTCGCGGCGAAAGACGGCTCCCTCGCCGCCCTGCTCGGCGCTTCGCCAGGTGCTTCGGTAACCGTTTCGATCATGCTGGAACTGATCGAGAAATGCTTCCCGACCAAGGCCAAGGGTGAGTGGGCTGCCAAACTGGCAGAGATCTTCCCGGCCCGCGAGAAAGTCCTGGAAACCGATGCTGCGCTGTACCGCAAGATCAACACGCAGAACAACATCGCTCTGGAACTGGTTGAAGAAAGCAGCGAGACCCCAAGCTTCGCTTGA
- a CDS encoding PA4642 family protein: protein MRKDKKQVIGDEIGDEQIKLFLDFEPIDATSPSLHKLVKAYRGLRIDDFERFLGFFVEAGYDVDGKDEQGQTFVDQIKDQRNAAEYIELIEKARG, encoded by the coding sequence ATGCGTAAAGATAAGAAACAGGTGATTGGTGACGAGATCGGCGATGAGCAGATCAAGCTGTTCCTCGATTTCGAGCCGATCGACGCCACTTCGCCGTCGCTGCACAAACTGGTCAAGGCTTACCGTGGCCTGCGCATTGATGACTTCGAGCGCTTCCTGGGCTTCTTCGTTGAAGCTGGCTATGACGTCGATGGCAAGGACGAGCAGGGCCAGACGTTTGTTGACCAGATCAAGGATCAGCGAAATGCGGCCGAGTACATTGAGCTGATAGAAAAAGCTCGCGGCTAA
- a CDS encoding hypoxanthine-guanine phosphoribosyltransferase — MSADLEHIRQIMREADCLYTEAEVEAAIARVGAQINEQLAETNPVVFCVMNGGLIFSGKLLTHLQFPLEASYLHATRYRNETSGGDLFWKAKPEVSFIDRDVLIIDDILDEGHTLGAIIDFCKHAGARKVHTAVLIDKDHDRKARPDLKADFVGLPCIDRYIFGYGMDYKGYWRNANGIFAVKGM, encoded by the coding sequence ATGTCCGCTGATCTCGAGCATATCCGTCAAATCATGCGAGAGGCTGACTGCCTGTACACCGAAGCTGAAGTCGAGGCCGCCATCGCCCGCGTCGGTGCACAAATCAACGAACAACTGGCCGAGACCAATCCGGTGGTGTTCTGCGTGATGAACGGCGGGCTGATTTTCTCCGGCAAGCTGCTGACTCATCTGCAGTTCCCGCTGGAAGCGTCCTACCTGCACGCCACCCGTTATCGCAACGAAACCAGCGGTGGCGACCTGTTCTGGAAGGCCAAGCCGGAAGTCTCGTTCATCGACCGCGACGTGCTGATCATCGACGACATCCTCGATGAAGGTCACACCCTGGGCGCGATCATCGACTTCTGCAAACACGCCGGCGCGCGCAAAGTGCACACCGCCGTGCTGATCGACAAGGATCACGACCGCAAGGCGCGTCCTGACCTGAAAGCAGACTTCGTCGGCCTGCCGTGTATTGACCGCTACATCTTCGGTTACGGCATGGACTACAAAGGCTACTGGCGCAACGCCAACGGGATCTTTGCCGTTAAAGGCATGTAA
- the upp gene encoding uracil phosphoribosyltransferase has translation MPILEIRHPLIRHKLGLMRRADISTKNFRELAQEVGALLTYEATKDLPLETYDIPGWCGTVSVEKIAGKKITVVPILRAGIGMLEGVLSLIPGAKVSAVGVARNEETLQAHTYLEKLVPEINERLAMIIDPMLATGSSMVATIDLLKKAGCKDIRAMVLVAAPEGIAAVEKAHPDVTIYTASIDERLNEHGYIIPGLGDAGDKIFGTKQKDA, from the coding sequence ATGCCCATCCTCGAGATCCGCCATCCGCTGATCCGCCATAAACTCGGCCTGATGCGCCGCGCTGACATCAGCACCAAGAACTTCCGTGAGCTTGCTCAGGAAGTCGGCGCCCTGTTGACCTATGAAGCTACAAAAGACCTGCCCCTGGAAACCTACGATATTCCAGGTTGGTGCGGCACAGTGTCGGTGGAGAAAATCGCCGGCAAGAAGATCACCGTCGTGCCGATCCTGCGCGCCGGTATCGGCATGCTGGAAGGCGTGCTGAGCCTGATCCCGGGCGCCAAGGTTTCCGCTGTGGGTGTCGCCCGCAACGAAGAAACCCTGCAAGCGCACACCTATCTGGAAAAACTGGTACCGGAAATCAACGAACGCCTGGCGATGATCATCGACCCGATGCTCGCCACCGGCAGTTCCATGGTTGCGACCATCGACCTGCTGAAAAAGGCCGGTTGCAAGGACATCCGCGCCATGGTGCTGGTCGCCGCGCCGGAAGGCATTGCTGCCGTAGAAAAGGCTCACCCGGACGTGACCATCTATACCGCCTCCATCGATGAACGTCTGAACGAACACGGTTACATCATCCCAGGGCTTGGCGATGCCGGTGACAAGATCTTCGGTACCAAGCAGAAGGACGCGTGA
- a CDS encoding uracil-xanthine permease family protein — protein MQQEFNDPLWRTVLSGAQMLFVAFGALVLMPLITGLDPNVALFTAGLGTILFQIVTGRQVPVFLASSFAFITPIILAKGQFGLAATMGGVMAAGFVYTFLGLAVKIKGTGFIDRLLPPVVIGPVIISIGLAMAPIAANMAMGKAGDGSELIHYQTAMLISMPALLTTLIVAVFGKGIFRLVPIISGVLVGFAMSFYFGVVDTAKIAAAPWFALPHFTAPEFNWQAILFIVPVALAPAIEHIGGVIAVGSVTGRDYLKKPGLHRTLLGDGIATTAAGLFGGPPNTTYAEVTGAVMLTKNYNPKIMTWAAIFAITLAFIGKFGALLQSIPVPVMGGILCLLFGSIAAVGMNTLIRHKIDLGEARNLVIVSVTLVFGIGGVLVGTGTGPDDFGLKGIALCAVVAIALNLILPGNDGWKNKKADEPLI, from the coding sequence ATGCAGCAAGAGTTCAACGATCCGCTCTGGCGCACGGTGCTGTCCGGCGCCCAGATGCTGTTCGTGGCTTTCGGCGCCCTGGTGCTGATGCCGCTGATCACGGGCCTGGACCCGAACGTGGCACTGTTTACTGCAGGTCTGGGGACGATCCTGTTCCAGATCGTCACCGGGCGTCAGGTGCCGGTGTTCCTGGCGTCGAGCTTTGCGTTCATCACCCCGATCATTCTCGCCAAGGGCCAGTTCGGCCTCGCCGCGACCATGGGCGGCGTGATGGCGGCCGGTTTCGTCTACACCTTCCTGGGCCTTGCCGTGAAGATCAAAGGCACCGGTTTCATTGACCGTCTGCTGCCGCCAGTGGTGATTGGTCCGGTGATCATTTCGATTGGCCTGGCCATGGCGCCGATTGCCGCGAACATGGCGATGGGCAAGGCTGGCGACGGTTCCGAGCTGATCCACTACCAGACCGCAATGTTGATCTCGATGCCGGCGCTGCTGACCACGTTGATCGTGGCGGTGTTCGGCAAAGGCATCTTCCGTCTGGTACCGATCATTTCCGGTGTGCTGGTCGGTTTTGCCATGTCGTTCTACTTCGGCGTGGTCGATACCGCGAAGATTGCCGCAGCGCCATGGTTTGCGCTGCCGCACTTCACCGCCCCCGAGTTCAACTGGCAGGCGATCCTGTTCATCGTCCCCGTGGCTCTGGCGCCGGCGATCGAGCACATTGGCGGCGTGATTGCCGTGGGTAGCGTGACCGGTCGTGACTACCTGAAGAAGCCTGGTCTGCATCGCACTCTGCTGGGTGACGGCATCGCCACCACGGCCGCCGGCCTGTTTGGCGGCCCGCCGAACACCACCTACGCCGAAGTGACCGGCGCGGTGATGCTGACCAAGAACTACAACCCGAAAATCATGACCTGGGCGGCGATCTTCGCCATCACCCTGGCGTTCATCGGCAAGTTCGGTGCGCTGCTGCAAAGTATTCCGGTGCCGGTGATGGGCGGGATTCTGTGCCTGTTGTTCGGTTCGATCGCCGCAGTGGGGATGAACACCCTGATCCGTCACAAGATCGATCTGGGCGAAGCGCGCAATCTGGTGATCGTGTCGGTGACCCTGGTATTCGGTATCGGCGGTGTGCTGGTCGGCACCGGCACCGGTCCGGACGACTTCGGCCTCAAAGGCATCGCGCTGTGCGCGGTGGTGGCGATTGCGCTGAACCTGATTCTGCCGGGCAATGATGGCTGGAAGAACAAGAAGGCGGATGAGCCGCTGATTTAA
- the hemH gene encoding ferrochelatase has translation MTDHALLLVNLGSPASTSVADVRSYLNQFLMDPYVIDLPWPVRRLLVSLILIKRPEQSAHAYASIWWEEGSPLVVLSRRLQQQMVSQWSHGPVELAMRYGEPSIETKLLQLVAAGHKRITLAPLYPQFADSTTTTVIEEAKRVIREKKLDVQLSVLQPFYDQPEYLDALVASAKPHLQQDYDHLLLSFHGLPERHLTKLDPTGYHCFKNEDCCKNASPAVLATCYRAQCLRTAAEFAKRAGIADGKWSVSFQSRLGRAKWIEPYTEARLDELAKSGLKKILVMCPAFVADCIETLEEIGDRGKEQFREAGGEELVLVPCLNDDPQWAKALATLCERAPLAL, from the coding sequence ATGACCGATCACGCCTTGCTTCTGGTCAACCTGGGTTCCCCGGCCTCCACCTCGGTGGCCGATGTTCGCAGCTACCTCAATCAATTTCTGATGGACCCGTACGTGATCGACCTGCCATGGCCGGTGCGGCGTCTGTTGGTGTCGCTGATCCTGATCAAGCGTCCCGAGCAATCGGCCCATGCCTACGCCTCGATCTGGTGGGAGGAGGGCTCGCCGCTGGTGGTGCTCAGCCGCCGTCTGCAACAGCAGATGGTCTCGCAGTGGAGCCATGGCCCGGTGGAACTGGCCATGCGTTATGGCGAGCCGTCGATTGAGACGAAGTTGCTGCAATTGGTCGCTGCGGGGCACAAGCGCATCACCCTGGCACCGCTTTATCCACAGTTCGCCGACAGCACCACCACCACGGTGATCGAAGAAGCCAAACGGGTGATCCGCGAGAAGAAACTCGATGTACAGCTCTCGGTGCTGCAACCGTTCTATGATCAGCCGGAATACCTCGACGCCTTGGTCGCCAGTGCCAAACCGCATTTGCAGCAGGACTACGATCACTTGCTGCTGAGCTTCCACGGCTTGCCGGAGCGGCACCTGACCAAGCTCGATCCGACCGGTTATCACTGCTTCAAAAACGAGGATTGCTGCAAGAATGCTTCGCCGGCAGTCCTCGCGACCTGTTACCGCGCCCAGTGCTTGCGCACGGCGGCGGAGTTCGCCAAGCGCGCGGGCATCGCCGATGGCAAATGGTCGGTGTCGTTTCAGTCGCGGCTGGGGCGGGCCAAGTGGATCGAACCCTACACCGAGGCGCGGCTCGATGAGCTGGCGAAAAGCGGGTTGAAAAAGATTCTGGTGATGTGTCCGGCGTTTGTCGCCGATTGCATCGAGACTCTGGAAGAGATCGGTGATCGCGGCAAGGAGCAGTTCCGCGAAGCGGGGGGCGAGGAGTTGGTACTGGTGCCGTGCCTGAATGACGACCCGCAATGGGCGAAGGCGTTGGCGACCCTGTGCGAGCGAGCGCCACTGGCCCTCTAA
- a CDS encoding TIGR01777 family oxidoreductase: MHILLTGGTGLIGRQLCRHWSGQGHQLTVWSRRPEKVAQICGAQVRGIARLEDLGDESLDAIINLAGAPIADRPWTHRRKALLWSSRITLTESLLAWLETREQKPALLISGSAIGWYGDGGERELTEDSPPVIDDFASQLCIAWEETAQRAEALGIRVVLVRTGLVLSADGGFLSRLLLPFKLGLGGPLGNGRQWMPWIHIEDQIALIDFLLHRNQASGPYNACAPKPVRNREFAKTLGSVLHRPAFMPMPALALKVGLGEMSLLLLGGQRAMPARLLEAGFTFQFTDLRAALDDLSGRL; encoded by the coding sequence ATGCACATATTGCTGACCGGCGGTACTGGTTTGATAGGACGTCAGCTCTGCCGGCACTGGTCGGGGCAGGGTCATCAACTGACGGTGTGGAGTCGGCGTCCGGAAAAAGTCGCGCAAATCTGTGGTGCTCAGGTGCGCGGTATTGCGCGTCTAGAGGACCTCGGTGATGAGTCGCTGGACGCGATCATCAACCTGGCCGGAGCGCCGATTGCTGATCGGCCATGGACCCATCGGCGCAAGGCGTTGTTGTGGAGCAGCCGCATCACCCTGACCGAATCCCTGCTGGCCTGGCTGGAAACACGCGAACAGAAACCGGCGTTGCTGATTTCCGGTTCGGCCATCGGCTGGTACGGTGATGGTGGTGAGCGCGAGCTGACGGAAGATTCGCCGCCGGTGATCGACGATTTCGCCAGCCAGTTGTGCATTGCCTGGGAGGAAACCGCCCAGCGTGCCGAAGCGTTGGGCATCCGCGTGGTACTGGTGCGTACCGGGCTGGTGCTGTCGGCCGACGGCGGCTTTTTGTCGCGGTTGTTGCTGCCGTTCAAACTCGGCCTGGGCGGGCCTCTGGGCAATGGCCGGCAGTGGATGCCATGGATTCATATCGAAGATCAAATCGCCCTGATTGATTTTCTTCTGCACCGCAATCAGGCGAGCGGTCCTTATAATGCCTGCGCGCCGAAACCGGTGCGCAATCGCGAGTTTGCCAAGACGCTGGGCAGCGTATTGCACCGTCCGGCGTTCATGCCGATGCCGGCGCTGGCGCTGAAAGTCGGGCTTGGCGAAATGTCATTGCTGTTGCTGGGCGGCCAACGGGCCATGCCGGCACGCTTGCTGGAAGCGGGTTTCACTTTCCAGTTCACGGATTTGCGCGCGGCCCTGGATGATCTCTCCGGCCGCCTTTGA